Proteins found in one Rickettsiales bacterium genomic segment:
- the rpoC gene encoding DNA-directed RNA polymerase subunit beta', whose amino-acid sequence MSFFGLEQGQEQFDEIRISIASPEKIRGWSFGEVKKPETINYRTFKPERDGLFCARIFGPVKDYECLCGKYKRMKYRGIICEKCGVEVTTSKVRRERMGHIDLAAPVAHIWFLKSLPSRIGLLLDMTLKDLERVLYFESFMVTEPGLSPFTKGEVLTEDQYYDAQDDYGAEAFTAEIGAQAIKTMLQGLDLPVELETTKTDLRETGSEAKRKKYVKRLKLIENFIDSGNKPEWMILDVVPVIPPDLRPLVPLDGGRFATSDLNDLYRRVINRNNRLKRLLELRAPDIIVRNEKRMLQESGGGVFDNGRRGRTITGNNKRPLKSLSDMLKGKQGRFRQNLLGKRVDYSGRSVIVVGPELMLHQCGLPKKMALELFKPFIYAKLEIYGIATTIKAAKRLVETERPEVWDILEEVIREHPVLLNRAPTLHRLGIQAFEPKLIEGKAIQLHPLVCGAFNADFDGDQMAVHVPLSIEAQLESRVLIMSTNNILSPANGKPIIVPSQDMVLGLYYITIEADGEEGEGMSFGSMAELIQAIDNKVVSLHAKIKCRYKGVDENGKEKVSLVESTPGRMLLAQYLPRNPDVAFDQVNRLMTKKELSNLLGHVYRYCGQKATVIFADQIMGLGFKHAAKAGISFGKDDMIIPETKDGHVNGTLDQVKEFENQYSEGLITQGEKYNKVVDAWSHCSERVAEDMMDVISGKNAKKQANGKEMNAIYMMAHSGARGSAAQIKQLAGMRGLMAKPSGEIIETPIISNFKEGLTVLEYFNSTHGARKGLADTALKTANSGYLTRRLVDVSQDCIIVENDCGTNQGIVAKPIIEGGEVVTPLSEKILGRTSTRDVIHPTTEKPIVKAGQLVDEYIVDDIDEAGIESIMIRSALTCESEGGICGTCYGRDLSRGTAVNLGEAVGVIAAQSIGEPGTQLTMRTFHIGGAAQRGSEASSVESSHDGVLELSNKNIVVDSQGRAVVMSRTCEIIIRDAKENERGRHKVPYGARVTVKEGAKVKAGEKLAEWDPYTIPIITERDGVANYRDLVDSVSLREVTDEATGLSSKVVIDWRQQARGQDLKPRVALRDKDGEIITLPNGLEARYFLPVDAILSIADGQTINAGDVIARIPKESSKTRDITGGLPRVAELFEARMPKDHAVISDIGGRIEFGRDYKTKRRIIVRPEEDDAEPMEYMIPKGKHIAVNEGDLIEKGDLLMDGNPVPHDILRVMGVEALAEYMVHEVQAVYRLQGVGINDKHIEVVLSMMLRKIEITAPGETTFLVGEQVEREDFDEMNAKAAKAGEKPAEGHLVLQGITKASLQTKSFISAASFQETTRVLTEASVAGKIDTLQGLKENVIVGRLIPAGTGAFMNRMKHVAQVRDKVIEDERAAKLAAEPEAISFDGDTDGDESLAS is encoded by the coding sequence ATGTCATTCTTCGGCCTAGAACAAGGTCAGGAACAATTCGACGAAATCCGTATCTCTATCGCGAGTCCGGAAAAAATCCGTGGGTGGTCTTTTGGTGAAGTTAAGAAGCCAGAAACGATCAACTATCGTACCTTCAAACCTGAGCGCGACGGTTTATTCTGTGCGCGTATCTTTGGCCCTGTAAAGGACTATGAGTGCTTGTGCGGTAAATATAAGCGCATGAAGTATCGCGGAATTATCTGTGAGAAATGTGGCGTCGAAGTCACCACTTCTAAAGTACGTCGCGAACGTATGGGTCACATCGATCTAGCGGCTCCGGTTGCTCACATTTGGTTCTTGAAATCACTTCCAAGCCGTATTGGTTTGTTACTTGATATGACGCTTAAAGATCTAGAGCGCGTGCTTTATTTCGAAAGCTTCATGGTAACAGAACCGGGTCTATCGCCTTTCACTAAAGGTGAAGTGCTAACGGAAGATCAGTATTACGATGCTCAAGATGATTACGGTGCTGAAGCTTTCACGGCTGAAATCGGTGCGCAAGCGATCAAGACGATGTTGCAAGGTCTCGACCTTCCGGTTGAACTTGAAACAACGAAGACTGATCTACGTGAAACGGGTTCTGAAGCGAAGCGTAAGAAATACGTTAAGCGTCTAAAACTTATCGAGAACTTCATTGATTCTGGTAACAAGCCAGAATGGATGATTCTTGACGTTGTTCCTGTCATTCCTCCTGATTTGCGTCCATTGGTGCCACTTGATGGTGGCCGTTTTGCGACGTCTGATTTGAACGATCTTTATCGTCGTGTGATCAACCGTAACAACCGTTTGAAACGTCTATTGGAGCTTCGCGCCCCTGACATTATCGTGCGTAACGAAAAGCGTATGCTTCAAGAATCGGGGGGGGGGGTCTTCGATAACGGTCGTCGCGGTCGTACCATTACCGGTAACAATAAGCGTCCTCTGAAATCACTTTCAGACATGCTTAAAGGTAAGCAAGGGCGTTTCCGTCAAAACCTACTCGGAAAACGTGTCGATTACTCGGGCCGTTCTGTGATTGTGGTTGGACCGGAGCTAATGCTTCATCAATGTGGTCTTCCAAAGAAAATGGCATTGGAGCTGTTCAAGCCATTCATCTATGCGAAGCTAGAAATCTACGGGATTGCGACCACAATTAAAGCCGCAAAACGTCTTGTAGAAACAGAGCGTCCTGAAGTTTGGGATATCTTGGAAGAAGTAATCCGTGAGCACCCGGTACTACTCAACCGTGCGCCTACCCTTCACCGTTTGGGCATCCAAGCGTTTGAGCCAAAACTTATCGAAGGTAAAGCGATCCAGCTTCACCCACTCGTTTGTGGCGCGTTCAACGCTGACTTTGACGGTGACCAAATGGCCGTTCACGTACCTTTGTCAATCGAAGCACAGTTAGAATCACGCGTTCTCATCATGAGCACGAACAACATTCTATCACCTGCTAACGGTAAGCCGATCATCGTACCTTCACAGGATATGGTCTTGGGTCTTTACTACATTACGATTGAAGCTGATGGCGAAGAAGGCGAAGGCATGTCTTTCGGTTCAATGGCTGAATTGATTCAAGCGATTGATAATAAAGTTGTCTCTCTCCATGCGAAAATCAAATGCCGTTACAAAGGCGTTGATGAGAATGGCAAAGAGAAAGTCTCTTTGGTTGAGTCAACTCCGGGTCGTATGTTGCTAGCACAGTACTTACCACGCAACCCAGATGTTGCTTTCGATCAAGTTAACCGCTTGATGACAAAGAAAGAACTCTCGAACTTGCTCGGTCACGTTTATCGTTACTGTGGTCAGAAAGCGACTGTGATCTTTGCCGATCAAATTATGGGTCTTGGCTTTAAGCACGCCGCCAAAGCGGGTATCTCTTTCGGTAAGGATGACATGATCATTCCTGAAACGAAGGATGGCCACGTTAACGGCACTCTGGATCAAGTGAAAGAATTTGAAAATCAATATTCTGAAGGTTTGATCACCCAAGGTGAGAAATATAACAAAGTCGTCGATGCATGGTCGCATTGTTCTGAGCGCGTTGCTGAAGATATGATGGATGTCATTTCCGGTAAAAACGCGAAGAAACAAGCGAACGGTAAAGAGATGAACGCCATTTACATGATGGCTCACTCGGGTGCACGTGGTTCTGCCGCTCAAATTAAGCAGCTTGCGGGTATGCGTGGTTTGATGGCTAAACCTTCTGGTGAGATTATCGAAACGCCGATTATCTCAAACTTTAAAGAAGGTTTGACCGTACTTGAATACTTTAACTCTACCCACGGAGCGCGTAAAGGTTTGGCCGATACCGCACTAAAAACTGCGAATTCAGGTTACCTGACTCGTCGTTTGGTAGATGTATCTCAAGATTGTATCATCGTTGAAAATGACTGTGGAACGAATCAAGGCATCGTGGCAAAACCGATCATCGAAGGTGGTGAGGTGGTAACGCCTCTGTCTGAGAAGATCCTTGGCCGTACTTCAACTCGCGACGTCATTCACCCAACCACTGAGAAGCCTATCGTTAAGGCCGGCCAGTTGGTAGATGAATATATCGTTGATGATATTGATGAAGCCGGTATCGAATCTATCATGATTCGTTCAGCGCTGACTTGTGAGTCTGAAGGCGGTATCTGTGGTACGTGTTACGGACGTGACTTGTCACGCGGAACAGCCGTAAACTTGGGTGAAGCGGTTGGCGTAATTGCCGCGCAATCCATTGGTGAGCCGGGCACACAGCTAACGATGCGTACCTTCCACATTGGTGGTGCTGCGCAGCGTGGTTCAGAAGCCTCTAGCGTTGAATCTTCACATGATGGTGTGTTGGAACTTTCCAACAAAAACATCGTTGTCGACTCACAAGGTCGTGCAGTGGTAATGAGCCGTACCTGTGAAATCATCATTCGTGATGCCAAAGAGAACGAACGTGGTCGCCACAAAGTTCCATATGGCGCGCGTGTAACGGTTAAAGAAGGCGCTAAAGTGAAAGCCGGCGAGAAACTCGCTGAGTGGGATCCGTACACTATTCCGATCATTACTGAGCGTGATGGTGTGGCGAACTACCGTGACCTCGTGGACAGTGTTTCACTACGTGAAGTAACGGATGAAGCCACTGGTTTATCAAGCAAAGTAGTTATTGACTGGCGCCAGCAGGCTCGTGGTCAAGATCTGAAACCTCGTGTTGCTTTGCGCGATAAAGACGGTGAAATCATCACCTTGCCAAATGGTTTGGAAGCCCGTTATTTCCTTCCCGTTGATGCGATTCTTTCTATCGCTGACGGTCAAACCATCAACGCAGGTGACGTGATCGCACGTATCCCGAAAGAGTCTTCTAAGACACGTGATATTACCGGTGGTCTACCTCGTGTAGCTGAACTATTCGAAGCACGTATGCCTAAGGATCACGCTGTGATCTCTGATATTGGTGGACGTATCGAGTTTGGTCGCGATTACAAAACCAAACGTCGTATCATTGTTCGCCCTGAAGAGGACGATGCAGAACCGATGGAATATATGATTCCAAAAGGTAAGCATATCGCCGTAAACGAAGGTGACTTGATCGAAAAAGGTGACTTGTTGATGGATGGTAACCCTGTACCGCACGATATTTTGCGTGTCATGGGTGTCGAAGCTTTGGCTGAATATATGGTTCACGAAGTGCAGGCCGTTTACCGTCTACAAGGGGTAGGCATTAACGATAAGCATATCGAAGTTGTACTTAGCATGATGCTCCGTAAAATCGAAATCACTGCGCCTGGCGAAACGACTTTCCTAGTCGGTGAGCAAGTTGAGCGTGAAGATTTCGACGAAATGAATGCAAAAGCGGCTAAAGCCGGCGAGAAGCCAGCTGAAGGCCACTTGGTATTGCAAGGGATTACGAAAGCATCCCTACAAACCAAATCATTCATCTCAGCGGCATCGTTCCAAGAAACCACGCGTGTACTGACCGAAGCTTCAGTGGCGGGTAAAATCGATACGTTGCAAGGCCTCAAAGAGAACGTCATCGTGGGTCGTTTGATTCCTGCCGGTACCGGTGCATTCATGAATCGCATGAAACATGTGGCACAAGTACGCGATAAGGTAATCGAAGACGAGCGCGCGGCTAAACTGGCTGCAGAACCAGAAGCGATCAGCTTCGACGGTGATACAGACGGCGACGAGTCACTCGCTAGCTAG
- the rpoB gene encoding DNA-directed RNA polymerase subunit beta — MTQTAQTLNFTSRKRIRKSFGRIESVTEMPNLIEVQKNSYDQFLQINIPAAKRTDTGLQAVLKSVFPINDFAETATLEFVSYDFDKPKFDVEECRQRDINYAAPMRATLRLITWIVDEDTGSREIRDIKEQEVFMGDIPLMTQNGTFVINGTERVIVSQMHRSPGVFFNHDKGKTHSSGKLLFSARVIPYRGSWLDFEFDPKDLVNTRIDRRRKLPATTLLRALDMGTEEILDTYYDTVSIKKGKKGWVAPYNPVQYRGVKLTEDLIDGKTAKVIVKAGEKITPRKAKKILEDGTATIQLTDEQVMGRFLAKNLVNKDGEVLADAGAELTEALLNILIETGLKELPTLNIDNITVGPYLRNTLMADKNTTKDDSLIDIYKVMRPGEPTTPEAAGELFTSLFFDSERYDLSAVGRVKINARLDLETPEEQGTLTKSDIVESIRTLIRLKDGFGEIDDIDHLGNRRVRSVGELMENQYRIGLLRMERGIIERMGSVDIDTVMPHDLVNAKPVAASVREFFGSSQLSQFMDQTNPLSEITHKRRLSALGPGGLTRERAGFEVRDVHATHYGRICPIETPEGPNIGLINSMATYAQINKYGFIETPYRKVIDSKVTDDVQYLSAIEEGKYTIAQANAPLDTGKKFTEELVPSRKSGDFQMSLPEEIDYIDVAPKQLVSVAAAMIPFLENDDANRALMGSNMQRQAVPLVRAEAPLVGTGMEAVVARDSGAAITAKRGGVVDRVDASRIVIRVDEKETGGNTPGVDIYNLQKFQRSNQSTCINQRPLVKVGDTLDSGDIIADGPSTDLGELALGRNVLVAFMPWNGYNYEDSILISERIVSDDVFTSVHIEEFEVVARDTKLGPEEVTRDIPNVGEDALRNLDEIGVTHVGAEVKAGDILVGKVTPKSESPMTPEEKLLRAIFGEKASDVRDSSLRVPPGVVGHVVGVRIFSRRGIEKDERALALEQSEIQKLAKDRDTERAIIEGYVYGRLQTLLTGKEAVSGPKGFKKSTLSDEHFVEYSRGQWWQFAVSDKKVMDQIEGLKTQLDDALERIEAHFTDKVDKVQGGDDLQPGVLKMVKVFLAVKRKLQPGDKMAGRHGNKGVISKIIPVEDMPYLEDGTPVDIVLNPLGVPSRMNVGQILETHLGWAAAGIGAQIGEAVRTAQESGDLKGVRDKLLDVYDEKEFATTIKKMSESEIKELAANTTKGVPFATPVFDGANEKDIEHYLKKAGMPTSGQMTLWDGRTGDQFDRDVTVGYIYMLKLHHLVDEKIHARSIGPYSLVTQQPLGGKSQFGGQRFGEMECWALQAYGAAYTLQEMLTVKSDDVAGRSKVYESIVRGDHSFESGIPESFHVMVKELRALCLNVELQEKEA; from the coding sequence ATGACTCAGACCGCTCAAACCCTTAATTTCACTAGCCGTAAACGTATCCGTAAGAGCTTTGGCCGCATTGAATCTGTGACCGAAATGCCGAATCTTATTGAAGTTCAAAAGAACTCATATGATCAGTTCCTGCAAATCAACATCCCTGCAGCTAAACGTACTGACACTGGCTTACAAGCGGTCCTAAAATCCGTTTTCCCAATTAATGATTTTGCTGAAACAGCAACATTGGAATTCGTATCTTACGATTTCGACAAACCTAAATTTGACGTAGAAGAATGCCGTCAGCGCGATATTAACTATGCCGCTCCGATGCGTGCAACGCTTCGCCTCATCACATGGATTGTAGATGAAGATACCGGCTCTCGCGAAATTCGCGACATTAAAGAACAAGAAGTATTCATGGGTGATATCCCATTGATGACTCAAAATGGTACTTTCGTCATTAATGGTACTGAGCGTGTGATCGTATCGCAAATGCACCGCTCACCTGGCGTATTCTTTAACCATGATAAAGGTAAAACTCACTCATCTGGCAAACTCCTCTTCTCTGCTCGTGTGATTCCTTACCGTGGTTCTTGGTTGGATTTCGAATTTGATCCGAAAGATCTTGTTAATACTCGTATTGACCGTCGTCGTAAACTTCCTGCCACTACTTTGCTTCGCGCATTGGATATGGGCACGGAAGAAATTCTTGATACTTATTACGATACTGTTTCCATCAAAAAAGGTAAAAAAGGCTGGGTTGCTCCTTATAACCCCGTTCAATATCGCGGCGTTAAGCTGACAGAAGATTTGATCGACGGCAAAACAGCGAAAGTTATCGTGAAAGCCGGTGAGAAAATCACTCCGCGTAAAGCGAAGAAAATTCTTGAAGATGGTACGGCAACTATCCAGCTCACCGATGAGCAAGTCATGGGTCGTTTCCTCGCAAAGAACCTCGTGAATAAAGATGGTGAAGTATTGGCAGATGCTGGTGCGGAACTAACAGAGGCACTTTTAAACATCCTTATTGAGACAGGGTTGAAAGAGCTCCCTACCCTCAACATCGATAATATCACCGTAGGTCCTTACCTTCGCAACACGTTGATGGCCGATAAAAACACGACCAAAGATGACTCGTTAATCGACATCTATAAAGTGATGCGCCCGGGTGAGCCAACGACTCCTGAAGCCGCTGGTGAATTGTTCACTAGCCTCTTCTTCGATTCTGAACGCTATGATCTTTCTGCGGTTGGCCGTGTAAAAATCAATGCTCGTCTAGACCTTGAAACTCCTGAAGAGCAAGGCACACTAACGAAAAGCGATATTGTTGAGTCAATCCGCACATTGATCCGTCTCAAAGATGGCTTCGGCGAAATTGATGATATTGATCACCTCGGTAACCGTCGTGTTCGTTCTGTGGGTGAATTGATGGAAAACCAATACCGTATCGGTCTACTTCGCATGGAGCGCGGCATTATCGAACGTATGGGTTCTGTTGATATCGACACCGTTATGCCGCATGACTTGGTGAACGCTAAGCCAGTTGCTGCTTCGGTTCGTGAATTCTTTGGCTCTAGCCAACTTTCACAATTTATGGATCAAACAAACCCACTTTCAGAGATTACGCATAAGCGTCGTCTTTCAGCGCTTGGTCCCGGCGGTCTAACGCGTGAGCGTGCTGGTTTTGAAGTTCGTGACGTACATGCGACTCACTATGGTCGTATCTGTCCGATTGAAACTCCTGAGGGTCCGAATATTGGTTTGATCAACTCTATGGCGACTTACGCCCAAATTAACAAATATGGTTTCATCGAAACGCCTTACCGTAAAGTTATTGACAGTAAAGTAACCGATGATGTGCAGTACCTCTCTGCTATTGAAGAGGGTAAGTATACAATTGCACAGGCAAATGCGCCGCTAGATACAGGCAAAAAGTTCACCGAAGAATTAGTTCCTAGCCGTAAATCTGGCGACTTCCAAATGAGCCTTCCAGAAGAAATCGACTATATTGACGTGGCACCGAAACAGCTTGTTTCTGTTGCAGCCGCAATGATTCCTTTCCTCGAAAACGATGATGCAAACCGCGCCCTCATGGGATCAAACATGCAACGCCAAGCCGTGCCTTTAGTACGTGCCGAAGCGCCATTGGTTGGTACCGGTATGGAAGCGGTTGTAGCGCGTGATTCAGGCGCAGCGATTACTGCCAAACGTGGTGGTGTAGTTGACCGTGTGGATGCATCTCGTATCGTAATTCGTGTGGATGAGAAAGAAACAGGCGGTAACACGCCGGGTGTAGATATCTACAACCTTCAAAAATTCCAACGTTCTAACCAATCTACCTGCATCAACCAACGTCCATTGGTTAAAGTAGGTGACACGCTAGACTCGGGTGACATCATCGCAGACGGTCCTTCGACTGACTTGGGTGAGTTGGCGCTAGGGCGTAACGTGCTCGTGGCCTTCATGCCGTGGAACGGTTACAACTACGAGGATTCAATTCTAATTTCTGAGCGTATCGTATCTGACGATGTCTTCACTTCCGTTCACATTGAAGAGTTCGAAGTCGTCGCCCGTGATACAAAGCTTGGCCCTGAAGAAGTGACTCGCGACATTCCAAATGTCGGTGAAGATGCGCTTCGTAACCTCGATGAAATCGGCGTAACGCACGTAGGTGCGGAAGTTAAAGCCGGTGACATTTTGGTGGGTAAAGTAACGCCTAAGTCTGAATCTCCAATGACGCCAGAAGAAAAACTTCTTCGTGCGATCTTTGGTGAAAAAGCCTCTGATGTTCGCGATAGTTCACTTCGTGTACCACCAGGTGTGGTCGGTCACGTAGTTGGTGTTCGTATCTTTAGCCGTCGTGGCATCGAAAAAGATGAACGTGCTTTGGCGCTTGAGCAATCTGAAATTCAGAAACTTGCAAAAGACCGCGATACTGAGCGCGCCATCATTGAGGGCTACGTTTACGGTCGCCTACAAACATTGCTTACCGGTAAAGAAGCGGTTTCGGGCCCGAAAGGCTTTAAGAAATCAACACTTAGCGATGAGCATTTCGTAGAATATAGCCGTGGTCAATGGTGGCAGTTCGCTGTTTCTGACAAGAAGGTAATGGATCAAATTGAAGGTCTCAAAACTCAATTGGATGATGCGTTAGAGCGTATCGAAGCACACTTTACCGATAAAGTAGATAAAGTTCAGGGCGGTGATGATCTGCAACCTGGCGTATTGAAAATGGTGAAAGTCTTCTTGGCTGTGAAGCGTAAGCTTCAACCGGGTGATAAAATGGCGGGTCGTCATGGTAACAAAGGTGTGATCTCTAAGATCATCCCTGTGGAAGACATGCCTTACCTTGAAGATGGTACTCCGGTTGATATCGTGTTGAACCCATTGGGTGTACCTTCACGTATGAACGTAGGTCAGATTCTTGAAACTCACTTGGGTTGGGCTGCTGCCGGTATCGGCGCGCAGATCGGCGAAGCGGTTCGTACTGCACAAGAGAGTGGAGACTTAAAAGGCGTTCGCGACAAACTTCTCGATGTTTATGACGAAAAAGAATTCGCCACTACTATCAAGAAAATGTCTGAGTCTGAAATTAAGGAACTTGCAGCCAACACCACTAAAGGGGTTCCATTTGCAACTCCGGTATTTGATGGTGCGAATGAGAAAGATATCGAGCACTACTTGAAAAAAGCGGGCATGCCGACTTCCGGTCAAATGACGCTTTGGGATGGTCGTACCGGTGATCAGTTTGATCGTGATGTAACGGTTGGTTACATTTACATGCTCAAACTTCATCACTTGGTCGATGAGAAAATTCACGCTCGTTCAATCGGTCCATACTCGCTCGTAACGCAGCAACCACTCGGCGGTAAATCGCAGTTTGGTGGACAGCGCTTTGGTGAGATGGAGTGTTGGGCACTTCAAGCTTACGGTGCGGCATACACGCTTCAAGAAATGCTGACAGTGAAGTCAGATGATGTTGCGGGTCGTTCGAAAGTCTATGAATCTATCGTTCGCGGTGATCATAGTTTTGAATCAGGCATTCCAGAATCGTTCCACGTAATGGTTAAAGAGCTACGTGCCCTTTGCCTAAACGTAGAACTTCAAGAAAAAGAAGCATAG
- the rplL gene encoding 50S ribosomal protein L7/L12, which produces MAANIEKIADDLSALTVMEAAELSKMLEEKWGVSAAAPVAVAAAAGEAAAPAAEQVEFDVILKAAGEKKINVIKEVRTITGLGLKEAKDLVEGAPKPVKEGVSKDEAAEIQKKLTEAGAEVEVK; this is translated from the coding sequence ATGGCTGCTAATATTGAAAAGATCGCTGATGACCTATCAGCACTAACTGTAATGGAAGCTGCAGAGCTTTCAAAAATGCTAGAAGAAAAATGGGGCGTATCTGCTGCTGCTCCTGTTGCTGTAGCTGCTGCCGCTGGCGAAGCTGCTGCACCTGCTGCTGAACAAGTTGAATTTGATGTCATCTTGAAAGCTGCTGGCGAAAAGAAGATCAACGTAATTAAAGAAGTACGTACCATCACTGGCCTTGGCTTGAAAGAAGCTAAAGACCTAGTTGAAGGTGCACCTAAACCAGTTAAAGAAGGCGTGTCGAAAGACGAAGCCGCTGAGATTCAGAAGAAACTCACTGAAGCTGGTGCTGAAGTTGAAGTTAAGTAA
- the rplJ gene encoding 50S ribosomal protein L10, producing MDRAQKQAYVKALNTGVADAASIVVVHYKGLTVDEITELRAKVRAAGGSFRVTKNTLAKRALKGTAYESLGELLTGPTAIGYSDDPVAPAKALVNFANENDKLQVLGGAFGEQVLDVNGVTELSKMPSLDELRATIVGMLNTPATRIAGVLQAPAGQLARVCGAYGAKS from the coding sequence AAACAAGCTTATGTTAAAGCATTAAACACTGGAGTTGCTGATGCAGCCTCAATCGTGGTTGTCCATTATAAAGGACTAACCGTAGATGAAATTACTGAACTACGCGCTAAAGTACGTGCGGCAGGCGGTTCTTTCCGAGTGACAAAAAATACTTTAGCAAAGCGTGCGCTTAAAGGGACTGCTTACGAATCTCTTGGTGAGCTTCTAACGGGCCCAACAGCGATTGGTTACAGTGATGATCCTGTAGCTCCGGCTAAAGCATTGGTAAACTTTGCCAATGAGAATGATAAATTACAAGTACTTGGCGGCGCTTTTGGCGAGCAAGTACTCGATGTGAATGGCGTGACTGAATTGTCTAAGATGCCTTCACTCGACGAGTTACGTGCCACAATTGTTGGCATGTTGAATACACCTGCGACTCGCATCGCTGGTGTGTTACAGGCACCTGCTGGTCAGCTGGCGCGTGTTTGTGGTGCTTACGGTGCGAAATCGTAG